One window of Chryseobacterium indologenes genomic DNA carries:
- a CDS encoding catalase translates to MKKNVLLAGILITSTLYSQQLTTNTGSPVGDNQNSKTAGNNGPVLLEDIHLIEKLAAFDRERIPERVVHARGAGAIGEFVADADFSEVTVADFLSKAGKKTPVLVRFSTVVHQQGSPETFRDPRGFAVKFYTDQGNYDLVGNNLPVFFIRDAMKFPDMVHAFKPSPVTNNASDNNRVFDFMVNIPEATHMLTWLFSDYGIPANYREMQGNGVHAFKWVNAKGELTYVKYKWVPQQGEKNLTQEEANKIQSTQIEHATRDLYNAIQNKNFPKWDLYVQMLKKEDFEKLDFNPVDVTKIWPESIAKSVKAGTMTLNQNPMNYFQQVEQAAFSPGTLVPGIEPSEDKLLQGRLFSYFDTQRHRIGGNFQQLPVNASKNEVTTYNQNGYMSVRPQSGEVNYQPSAGKPEVTDNKKFKYSQTVFPAGTSSVQAKIDKENNFKQAGELYRSFSKKDQDNLIKNLGDALNSVTNKKVVAKMISYFYQADSEYGKRLAQYVKMDRQQLESLLSSK, encoded by the coding sequence ATGAAAAAAAATGTGCTTTTAGCCGGGATTCTTATCACGTCTACACTGTATTCTCAACAACTGACAACTAATACGGGAAGCCCTGTAGGAGATAACCAGAATTCTAAAACAGCAGGAAATAACGGACCGGTTTTACTGGAAGATATTCATTTAATTGAGAAGTTGGCAGCTTTTGACAGAGAAAGAATTCCTGAAAGGGTAGTGCATGCAAGAGGAGCTGGGGCTATTGGTGAATTTGTTGCAGATGCTGATTTTTCAGAGGTTACCGTGGCTGATTTTTTATCAAAGGCAGGAAAGAAAACGCCCGTATTGGTAAGGTTTTCTACAGTGGTACATCAGCAGGGATCTCCGGAAACCTTCAGAGATCCAAGAGGGTTCGCGGTTAAATTTTATACTGATCAGGGAAATTATGATTTAGTGGGTAATAATCTACCAGTATTCTTCATCAGGGATGCCATGAAATTCCCTGATATGGTTCATGCTTTTAAACCCTCTCCGGTTACCAATAACGCTTCTGATAATAACAGAGTTTTTGATTTTATGGTTAATATTCCGGAAGCTACACACATGCTGACCTGGTTATTTTCAGATTACGGAATTCCTGCCAACTACAGGGAAATGCAGGGAAATGGAGTACATGCCTTCAAATGGGTCAATGCCAAAGGAGAATTAACATATGTGAAGTATAAATGGGTTCCTCAGCAAGGTGAAAAAAATCTTACCCAGGAAGAAGCCAATAAAATTCAATCTACACAGATAGAACATGCTACGAGAGATTTGTACAATGCTATCCAGAACAAAAATTTTCCGAAGTGGGATTTGTACGTACAGATGCTGAAGAAAGAGGACTTTGAAAAGCTTGATTTCAATCCGGTAGATGTGACCAAAATTTGGCCGGAATCTATTGCAAAATCGGTGAAAGCAGGAACCATGACTCTTAATCAGAATCCGATGAACTATTTTCAGCAGGTAGAGCAGGCTGCTTTTTCTCCGGGAACTCTTGTGCCGGGAATAGAACCGTCAGAAGATAAACTGCTACAGGGAAGGTTGTTCTCTTATTTTGACACGCAGAGACACAGGATCGGAGGAAATTTTCAGCAATTGCCGGTTAATGCATCAAAGAATGAAGTGACAACATATAATCAAAACGGGTACATGTCTGTGAGACCTCAAAGTGGTGAAGTCAATTATCAGCCTTCAGCAGGTAAACCGGAAGTGACCGATAACAAAAAATTCAAATATTCTCAGACTGTTTTTCCTGCAGGTACATCATCGGTACAGGCGAAAATAGATAAGGAAAATAACTTTAAACAGGCCGGAGAACTGTACAGGTCTTTCTCTAAAAAGGATCAGGATAACCTGATTAAAAACCTTGGAGATGCTTTGAACAGCGTTACCAATAAAAAGGTAGTGGCTAAAATGATCTCTTACTTCTATCAGGCAGATTCAGAATATGGAAAACGTTTGGCACAATATGTTAAAATGGACCGCCAGCAGCTGGAATCTTTATTATCTTCAAAATAA
- a CDS encoding TlpA family protein disulfide reductase — MVIIPAAAIFLGLKFIKISTVDPPIVNQLKTKFSGNIADSPFQKEYLNKDGIVVLNVWATWCKPCIQEIPTFKKISKEHPNIKFVFLSIDEDPEKLKTFLAKNTINDITLQNMEYMDAIKTFLGGNGLLGYSAIPLTFIIKDGKVIDKNVGSIDYTEFTTQLKELQ, encoded by the coding sequence ATGGTAATTATCCCAGCAGCAGCTATTTTTCTGGGATTAAAATTCATCAAAATAAGTACTGTTGATCCTCCTATAGTCAATCAGCTTAAAACAAAATTCTCCGGAAATATTGCAGACAGCCCTTTCCAAAAAGAATATCTGAATAAAGACGGAATCGTTGTGTTGAATGTTTGGGCCACATGGTGTAAACCCTGTATCCAGGAAATTCCTACTTTCAAAAAGATAAGTAAAGAGCATCCAAACATAAAGTTTGTTTTTTTATCTATTGATGAAGACCCTGAAAAATTAAAAACTTTTCTCGCTAAGAATACAATAAATGATATTACCCTTCAGAATATGGAATATATGGATGCCATCAAAACCTTTTTAGGTGGAAATGGTCTGTTGGGATATAGTGCCATCCCATTAACTTTTATCATAAAAGACGGAAAAGTAATTGATAAAAATGTAGGCAGCATAGATTACACGGAGTTTACCACTCAACTGAAAGAACTACAATAA
- a CDS encoding ferritin-like domain-containing protein has translation MNILRLLDKLSHDKFFTTEASRLETITNMSLFGKKAATAAIPLGLGTLMATSAKAETTKTNLTGYALKSTLTDALQLALVLEYLENEYYSIGLSTPGLIPTGDRTVFMQISKHESAHVSFLKSTLTSLGTTPGNKPTFDFTASGNFSPFTDYSQFLILAQAFEDTGVRAYKGQAGNVMSNKVVLQAALQIHSVEARHASQVRRMRANKGWIELADGGSMPSATNPVYAGEDNVNQAGYNTGTLFGVAAGSAAYDEILSGSDAQTIASLFIV, from the coding sequence ATGAATATTCTTAGATTACTGGATAAGCTTTCTCATGATAAATTTTTCACTACAGAAGCTTCAAGACTGGAGACCATTACGAATATGTCATTATTCGGGAAAAAGGCAGCTACTGCAGCTATACCGCTTGGATTGGGAACTTTAATGGCCACTTCTGCCAAAGCGGAAACTACGAAAACGAATTTAACCGGTTATGCTTTAAAAAGTACCCTGACCGATGCCTTACAACTGGCATTGGTTCTGGAATATCTTGAAAATGAATACTACAGTATAGGATTATCCACACCAGGATTGATTCCCACCGGAGACAGAACTGTTTTTATGCAGATCTCAAAACACGAATCAGCTCATGTCAGCTTTCTGAAAAGTACACTGACTTCTCTGGGAACAACGCCGGGAAATAAACCAACCTTTGACTTTACAGCCAGCGGAAATTTTTCACCTTTTACAGATTATAGCCAGTTTCTTATTCTTGCCCAGGCTTTTGAAGATACGGGAGTAAGAGCTTATAAAGGGCAGGCGGGAAATGTAATGTCCAATAAAGTAGTGCTTCAGGCAGCATTACAGATTCACTCTGTTGAAGCCAGACATGCTTCACAGGTAAGAAGAATGAGAGCCAATAAAGGGTGGATTGAGCTTGCAGACGGAGGAAGTATGCCATCCGCAACCAATCCTGTGTATGCCGGAGAAGACAATGTAAACCAGGCAGGTTATAATACAGGAACTCTATTTGGAGTGGCAGCCGGTTCTGCGGCTTATGATGAAATATTAAGTGGCAGCGATGCACAAACTATTGCTTCCCTGTTCATAGTTTAG
- a CDS encoding ferritin-like domain-containing protein yields MKKTIQVSNQGATLDTSRRNFLKLSGVGLAIAGLTIIGCDDNDDFQIMEESKYDLGTGDVGVLNYAYALEQLEADFYTKVVNNFYTGISSIEKQVFTDLYHHEVIHRDFFKAAISGATDHVLPKLEFQYPNVNFNDRNSVLATAKALEDTGVAAYNGAGKYISNPAYLVIAGKIVSVEARHASAIRNLINPGSADFSGDDVIDANGLDLAKEPKDIVMAAGAFIKTPFTWKERGIN; encoded by the coding sequence ATGAAAAAGACAATTCAGGTTTCTAATCAGGGTGCTACCCTTGATACCAGCAGACGAAACTTTTTAAAATTAAGTGGAGTAGGATTAGCCATCGCAGGCCTTACTATAATTGGCTGTGATGACAATGATGATTTTCAGATCATGGAGGAATCCAAATATGATTTGGGAACAGGTGATGTAGGAGTATTAAATTACGCCTATGCACTCGAACAGCTGGAAGCTGACTTCTATACCAAAGTGGTAAACAATTTCTATACAGGAATTTCCAGTATTGAAAAACAGGTTTTTACAGACCTCTACCATCATGAAGTCATTCACAGGGATTTCTTTAAAGCAGCCATCAGCGGTGCTACAGACCATGTGCTTCCTAAGCTTGAATTCCAGTATCCTAATGTGAATTTTAACGACCGTAATTCAGTTTTAGCTACAGCAAAAGCACTGGAAGACACTGGTGTGGCAGCTTATAATGGAGCCGGAAAATATATTTCCAATCCTGCTTATCTGGTGATTGCCGGTAAAATAGTTTCGGTGGAAGCCAGACATGCTTCTGCCATCAGAAATTTAATCAATCCGGGATCTGCTGATTTTTCAGGAGATGATGTGATAGATGCCAACGGACTTGACCTGGCAAAAGAGCCTAAAGATATCGTAATGGCTGCCGGAGCGTTTATCAAAACACCTTTTACCTGGAAGGAAAGAGGCATTAACTAA
- a CDS encoding fasciclin domain-containing protein — protein sequence MNTQSKITVLAMVVLSFAFSGKVTAQTMKEKTVMVGGAPMYPSKNIIENAVNSKDHKTLVAAVKAAGLVETLQGAGPFTVLAPTDAAFAKLPKGTVENLVKPENKATLTSILTYHVLPGKYSAKEIWAAVKAGNGKSMMKTVQGEELTFWTKGKDLYIKDAKGNSAKVTIADVNQSNGVIHVIDTVLMP from the coding sequence ATGAACACACAATCGAAAATCACAGTCTTGGCAATGGTCGTTTTATCATTTGCTTTTAGCGGGAAGGTAACAGCACAAACGATGAAAGAAAAAACAGTAATGGTGGGAGGAGCACCGATGTATCCATCCAAAAACATTATTGAAAACGCAGTCAACTCCAAAGATCACAAAACCCTGGTTGCTGCAGTGAAAGCTGCCGGCCTGGTAGAAACATTACAGGGAGCAGGACCCTTTACTGTATTGGCACCCACAGATGCTGCCTTTGCAAAACTTCCGAAAGGAACAGTGGAAAATCTTGTAAAACCTGAAAACAAAGCTACGCTTACCAGCATTTTGACTTACCATGTTTTGCCGGGAAAATACAGTGCAAAAGAAATCTGGGCTGCTGTAAAAGCCGGTAACGGAAAAAGCATGATGAAAACGGTGCAGGGAGAAGAACTTACTTTCTGGACTAAAGGAAAAGACCTTTACATAAAAGATGCAAAAGGGAATAGTGCTAAAGTGACTATTGCAGACGTGAACCAGTCTAACGGAGTAATTCATGTAATAGATACGGTTTTAATGCCATAA
- the msrB gene encoding peptide-methionine (R)-S-oxide reductase MsrB, translating into MKTQFSKTILAFCIALSFGTYHAQSTLFKSKNPYYSHTAQNILKVSNNEWKKILKPELYQVAREGATETAFTGKYYEFDEKGTYYCAVCGNPLFISTSKFATTCGWPSFYQPIRKNSVKYRKDTSYHMERTEVLCGRCDSHLGHVFDDGPKPTGKRFCMNSVCLEFIPIKK; encoded by the coding sequence ATGAAAACACAATTTTCAAAAACAATACTTGCTTTTTGCATTGCCTTATCTTTCGGGACTTATCACGCACAAAGCACTCTTTTTAAAAGTAAAAATCCATATTACTCACACACTGCACAAAACATACTGAAAGTAAGCAATAATGAATGGAAAAAGATTTTAAAACCCGAACTCTATCAGGTGGCCAGAGAGGGAGCTACAGAAACCGCTTTTACCGGAAAGTATTATGAATTTGATGAAAAAGGAACTTACTATTGTGCAGTATGTGGGAATCCTCTTTTTATTTCAACTTCAAAATTTGCTACCACCTGCGGATGGCCGTCTTTTTATCAGCCTATCCGTAAAAACAGCGTTAAATACAGAAAAGATACCTCTTATCACATGGAACGTACAGAAGTACTGTGCGGAAGATGCGATTCTCATCTGGGACACGTCTTTGATGATGGCCCGAAACCTACAGGAAAACGGTTCTGTATGAACTCTGTATGTCTTGAATTTATTCCAATTAAAAAATAA
- a CDS encoding RNA polymerase sigma factor: MTRKINAIKTTYSEEELIVLLKEKNETGFHYLYDHYSGALYGIILRIVQSKEYTEEVIQDVFVKIWNSIHQYDASKGRFYTWIINIARNTAIDYLKSKGFQNELKNQPLPDFVYNTTELSTVNNSSDYIGFTNVLEGLETDKQELINLAYYQGYTQHEISEKLKIPLGTVKTKMRNALMKLRDLLKDYQ; this comes from the coding sequence TTGACTAGAAAAATAAACGCTATTAAAACAACCTATTCGGAAGAGGAACTTATCGTTTTATTAAAAGAAAAAAACGAAACCGGTTTTCATTATCTGTATGACCACTATTCCGGTGCGCTGTACGGAATCATTCTCCGGATCGTTCAGTCTAAAGAATACACTGAAGAAGTGATTCAGGATGTTTTTGTTAAAATATGGAACTCTATCCATCAGTACGACGCTTCCAAAGGGAGGTTTTATACCTGGATCATCAATATTGCAAGGAATACGGCTATTGATTATTTAAAATCCAAAGGATTCCAGAACGAGCTTAAAAACCAACCACTTCCGGATTTCGTATATAATACTACAGAACTTTCAACGGTTAATAATTCCTCTGATTATATTGGATTTACCAATGTGCTTGAAGGGCTGGAAACGGACAAGCAGGAACTTATAAATCTTGCTTATTATCAAGGATATACCCAGCATGAAATCTCCGAAAAGCTGAAGATACCGCTGGGAACCGTGAAAACGAAAATGCGTAATGCACTGATGAAATTAAGAGATTTGCTAAAAGATTATCAATAA
- a CDS encoding anti-sigma factor, with product MNTKEYISSGIIESYILGHASPEEAGILECVMKNNAEVKAAFEEAQKTLEHLATAQAVTPPSDLKSKIWNKIQQEQTVEEVIPSVSTNIPETKDHREATERVIIKENTQWKTYAIAASVLFLISVAGNLFMVNTQSSDKKEMALLAAEKQAQDQAMEKMNRKIDMFSNPDMQMVMLNGVEKHTDSKAMVFWDKKTKEVYLNAEKLPKAPAGMQYQLWAIEDGQPVSAGMYTEDKDSRIALANIPNAQAFAITLEKEGGSKVPTMENMFVMGKI from the coding sequence TTGAACACAAAAGAATACATATCATCCGGAATTATAGAATCTTATATTCTAGGCCATGCTTCTCCTGAGGAAGCGGGGATTTTGGAGTGTGTGATGAAGAATAATGCTGAAGTAAAAGCTGCTTTTGAAGAAGCACAAAAAACTTTGGAACATCTTGCTACCGCTCAGGCTGTAACACCTCCAAGTGATTTGAAATCTAAGATCTGGAATAAAATTCAGCAGGAACAGACTGTTGAAGAGGTAATTCCTTCTGTTTCTACAAATATTCCTGAAACAAAAGATCACAGAGAAGCTACAGAAAGAGTAATTATTAAGGAAAATACACAATGGAAAACGTATGCAATAGCGGCTTCTGTATTATTCCTGATCAGTGTTGCCGGAAATTTGTTTATGGTGAATACACAGTCATCTGATAAAAAGGAAATGGCTTTGCTGGCTGCAGAAAAGCAAGCTCAGGATCAGGCAATGGAAAAAATGAACCGTAAAATTGATATGTTCTCCAATCCTGATATGCAGATGGTAATGCTGAATGGGGTTGAAAAGCATACGGATTCTAAAGCAATGGTCTTCTGGGATAAGAAAACAAAAGAAGTCTATCTGAATGCGGAAAAACTTCCTAAAGCTCCTGCAGGAATGCAATATCAGCTTTGGGCTATCGAAGACGGACAACCTGTAAGTGCAGGAATGTATACCGAAGATAAGGACAGCAGAATTGCACTGGCCAATATTCCCAATGCTCAGGCTTTTGCCATTACCCTTGAAAAAGAAGGCGGAAGTAAAGTGCCTACCATGGAGAATATGTTTGTAATGGGTAAAATTTAA
- a CDS encoding terpene synthase family protein — MGKDMDGWIDNDYTFLTEKQRKIYKKMELHMCTARMWPHLTYEQAIPCNRFMLQYVALDDQVEHSSLEEIQKLRIRCTDILRGAHAMPEENALYHHMAMIRDEFRALMPDLWFERFVYYFYQSFRYGIELEYPYKIAHRPPSLNLYKTIREYSVLMRPYLIFGEIESGLVLPEHIFEHIVVQKMISHMTLVVAWQNDLHSLPKEMAKGTEVFNLVFVLQQEYHLSLEDACAEALRIHNEELASLNGLHKEYREFGEYQEHVDKFVYYAGVGLQGVNTFYLETNRYKHGGVGFAWPEDHAANKSL, encoded by the coding sequence ATGGGGAAAGATATGGATGGCTGGATTGATAATGATTATACTTTTCTGACAGAAAAACAACGGAAAATTTATAAAAAAATGGAACTTCATATGTGTACAGCACGTATGTGGCCGCACTTAACTTATGAGCAGGCTATTCCATGCAATAGATTCATGCTTCAATATGTTGCTCTCGATGACCAGGTGGAGCATTCGTCCCTTGAAGAGATCCAGAAGCTAAGAATCCGCTGTACAGATATTCTCAGGGGCGCTCACGCCATGCCAGAGGAAAATGCTCTCTATCATCATATGGCCATGATCCGGGATGAATTTCGTGCTTTGATGCCAGATTTATGGTTTGAACGGTTTGTTTACTATTTTTATCAATCTTTCAGATACGGAATAGAATTGGAGTATCCATACAAAATAGCCCATCGCCCACCATCACTGAATCTTTACAAAACCATTAGAGAATATTCTGTTCTGATGCGTCCTTATCTGATCTTTGGTGAGATTGAATCAGGGCTTGTCCTGCCGGAACACATATTTGAGCATATAGTAGTACAAAAAATGATTTCCCATATGACTCTGGTAGTTGCCTGGCAAAATGATCTTCACTCCCTGCCAAAAGAAATGGCGAAAGGAACAGAGGTCTTTAATCTGGTTTTTGTATTGCAGCAGGAGTATCATCTTTCTTTGGAAGATGCTTGTGCAGAGGCTTTGCGTATTCATAATGAAGAACTTGCCAGTCTGAATGGCTTGCATAAAGAATATCGGGAATTCGGTGAATATCAGGAACACGTTGACAAGTTTGTTTATTATGCCGGTGTTGGGCTGCAGGGAGTTAACACTTTTTATCTGGAAACAAACAGATATAAGCATGGAGGAGTCGGTTTTGCCTGGCCTGAAGATCATGCAGCAAATAAAAGTCTGTAA
- a CDS encoding terpene synthase family protein: MSNENFNPLELLRTKFRYPFPTLKNPHADQLQDITENQWIDGEYMWLYQNNPDLRKKYKKTKTAHIAAQWFPTASAERFRPICRLMLWTLYNDDLYEESKPDDIDDVHAQSIAILNGGISASQSTIPLASMLGSLRQELLQFIPEESMHRFTRMISRYFNGLKKEQEYKKNKIFPTTEECIVLREDSICLYPFLQLTEVETGITLPPEIHDHPVIRRLQALACHLVTFFNEVQSVVKDEATDSIYYNIVKVIQNERRVSLEEACLEDLRLHNEDLKEFVTLQSSLPDFGVWHEAVVNWVHYMSMVLSGWKNISTKLDRYNKTDFPSVSELKETLGHNQFQ; encoded by the coding sequence ATGAGTAATGAAAATTTTAACCCTCTTGAGCTTCTTCGTACGAAGTTCAGGTATCCGTTCCCAACCTTAAAGAATCCTCATGCAGATCAGTTGCAGGACATCACCGAAAATCAATGGATTGATGGGGAATATATGTGGCTGTATCAGAATAATCCTGATCTGCGTAAAAAGTACAAAAAAACCAAAACGGCCCACATTGCTGCTCAATGGTTTCCTACTGCTTCTGCTGAACGTTTCCGGCCTATCTGCAGGCTGATGCTTTGGACACTCTACAATGATGATCTGTATGAAGAAAGTAAGCCTGATGATATTGATGATGTGCATGCTCAATCAATTGCTATATTGAATGGTGGAATCTCTGCTTCTCAGTCTACGATACCTTTGGCTTCTATGCTGGGCTCATTAAGACAGGAATTGCTTCAGTTTATCCCTGAGGAATCAATGCATCGTTTCACACGGATGATCAGCAGATATTTTAACGGCCTTAAAAAAGAACAGGAATACAAAAAGAATAAGATATTCCCTACAACAGAGGAGTGCATTGTCTTAAGGGAAGATTCAATCTGCCTGTATCCTTTCCTGCAGCTTACTGAGGTTGAAACCGGTATTACGCTGCCTCCGGAAATTCATGACCATCCGGTGATCCGTCGTCTTCAGGCACTTGCCTGTCATCTGGTAACTTTTTTCAATGAAGTTCAGTCAGTCGTAAAAGATGAAGCTACGGATAGTATCTATTATAACATTGTGAAGGTTATCCAGAATGAGCGCAGGGTCTCACTAGAGGAAGCCTGCCTGGAAGATCTGCGCCTCCATAATGAAGATCTGAAAGAATTTGTAACCCTCCAGTCCTCACTTCCTGACTTTGGTGTGTGGCATGAGGCTGTGGTCAATTGGGTACACTATATGAGTATGGTACTGAGCGGCTGGAAAAATATATCCACTAAGCTTGACCGTTATAACAAAACAGACTTTCCAAGTGTTTCTGAATTAAAAGAAACATTGGGACACAACCAATTTCAATAA
- a CDS encoding NAD(P)/FAD-dependent oxidoreductase gives MTKRSKHIVIIGGGFAGINLIRSLANHPDYHITLVDKNNYNFFPPLIYQVATSVLEPSSISFPFRKLFSVYHNFSFWMGEFRELISDEKKILLSNGELSYDYLVFATGTVVNYFGMENIEKNAIPMKTLDDALNMRNIILQRLENAVKLKDEEEQKRMLSIVVAGGGPTGVEIAGMLAEVRQFLFKKEYPELKQFEKLQDIYLVDGGKSLLAPMSEKSQTYTYQSLEKLGVKIKLNAQITDFDGEEVKLKDGTSISSKNLIWAAGVQGSIIEGIPKTSYGRGNRLLVNELNAVTGLNEVYAIGDICLYQQDQNFPGGHPQMAQPAIQQAKNLGENFKRMTLGLPGIPFTYNDKGSMAIIGRNKAVADLPSDRHFKGFTAWFLWIFVHLMSLINYRNRLKTFYNWSVAYFTKDQPLRLIIRPSRKISSRQAEIIF, from the coding sequence ATGACGAAAAGAAGTAAACATATCGTAATCATTGGTGGTGGATTTGCAGGGATCAATCTCATCAGATCTCTTGCCAATCATCCCGATTATCATATAACACTGGTGGATAAGAATAATTATAACTTCTTCCCTCCTTTGATTTATCAGGTTGCCACTTCGGTTCTGGAGCCTTCCAGTATAAGCTTTCCTTTTAGAAAACTGTTTAGCGTATACCATAACTTTAGTTTCTGGATGGGAGAATTCCGGGAATTGATTTCAGATGAAAAGAAGATTCTCTTATCCAATGGTGAGCTTAGCTATGACTATCTGGTTTTTGCTACTGGAACCGTGGTCAATTATTTTGGAATGGAAAATATTGAAAAAAATGCAATCCCCATGAAAACCTTAGATGATGCTCTTAATATGAGAAATATTATCCTTCAAAGATTGGAAAATGCAGTAAAATTAAAAGATGAAGAAGAGCAAAAAAGAATGTTATCCATAGTGGTTGCCGGTGGTGGACCAACAGGAGTGGAAATTGCAGGAATGCTGGCAGAAGTAAGGCAGTTTTTGTTTAAAAAAGAATACCCGGAATTAAAGCAATTTGAAAAGCTTCAGGACATTTATCTGGTTGATGGCGGAAAATCACTTCTTGCTCCTATGAGTGAAAAATCCCAAACCTATACTTATCAATCGCTGGAAAAATTAGGCGTAAAAATTAAGTTAAATGCACAGATAACAGATTTTGACGGAGAAGAAGTTAAATTAAAAGACGGAACTTCAATATCAAGTAAGAACCTGATCTGGGCAGCAGGAGTACAAGGAAGTATAATCGAAGGAATTCCCAAAACGTCATACGGAAGAGGAAACAGACTTTTGGTAAATGAACTGAATGCTGTAACGGGTTTAAATGAAGTTTATGCTATTGGTGATATCTGTTTATATCAGCAGGATCAAAACTTTCCTGGCGGGCATCCTCAAATGGCCCAGCCTGCTATACAGCAAGCGAAAAACCTTGGAGAAAATTTTAAAAGAATGACTCTTGGATTACCCGGAATTCCTTTCACCTACAATGATAAAGGATCAATGGCGATTATAGGAAGGAATAAAGCCGTTGCAGATTTACCTTCAGACAGACATTTTAAAGGATTTACCGCATGGTTCTTATGGATATTTGTGCATCTGATGTCACTCATCAATTACAGAAACCGTCTTAAGACCTTTTACAACTGGAGTGTAGCCTATTTTACAAAAGATCAGCCGCTGAGGCTTATTATCCGGCCATCCCGAAAAATAAGTTCGCGGCAGGCAGAAATTATATTTTAA
- a CDS encoding TolC family protein, with translation MNIKKILLVFLIVSGQIIAVKAQERKLRLEEIKSLVIQNNKKLKKAQNNIESALAAKAAAEAANKPTLEGSVMGTYFTEPLTAFFPEVMGNASLSVTQVLYAGGKVKNANALRSVLVDIQKDQKNLTEDEVLLKAETAYWQIINVKNKVALAKEYIRLLNSLRKDLKNVYDAGLTYKNDLLKVEVQLNEAELNLTKANDGLTLAKLNLAQLIGSTDPDFDIDNTLDGNFGLVGQADIKNSIEKRPEVSILSKSVSVNEIQEKLLEGDRKPTVALSGYGFAGLGKHANPVNGKDHVKGFVGVLSVNVPIYDWGARKQKVKEQYYKTQAQKNELEETKEMLELEAQSAWLSLNQSVKKIELAEKSKKQAEENLRLNQDRFDAGTVIGEEVLKAQVLWQQANTDIIDAQTEYRINEAAYKKAIGEY, from the coding sequence ATGAATATAAAAAAAATCTTGCTCGTCTTTCTGATAGTTTCTGGACAAATTATAGCAGTAAAGGCACAAGAAAGAAAACTAAGATTAGAAGAAATCAAATCTTTAGTTATTCAAAACAATAAAAAGCTTAAAAAAGCACAGAATAATATAGAATCAGCGTTGGCTGCAAAAGCTGCTGCAGAGGCTGCCAATAAACCTACGCTGGAAGGAAGTGTTATGGGAACTTATTTTACAGAACCTCTCACTGCTTTTTTTCCTGAAGTAATGGGAAATGCCTCATTATCGGTTACTCAGGTATTGTATGCAGGTGGAAAAGTTAAAAATGCAAATGCATTGAGATCTGTTTTAGTGGATATTCAGAAAGATCAGAAAAACCTTACGGAAGATGAGGTATTGCTAAAGGCTGAAACCGCTTACTGGCAGATTATTAATGTGAAAAATAAAGTAGCGCTGGCAAAAGAATACATCCGCCTGCTGAACTCATTGAGAAAAGACCTGAAAAATGTATATGATGCCGGCCTTACGTATAAAAACGATCTGTTGAAGGTGGAAGTCCAGCTTAATGAAGCTGAGCTTAATCTTACCAAGGCCAATGACGGATTAACGCTGGCTAAATTAAATCTTGCCCAGCTTATCGGAAGTACAGACCCGGATTTTGATATAGACAATACCCTTGATGGTAATTTTGGTTTGGTTGGTCAGGCTGATATTAAAAATTCAATTGAAAAGAGACCGGAAGTCTCAATTTTATCAAAATCAGTATCGGTGAATGAGATTCAGGAAAAGCTACTGGAAGGAGACCGTAAACCGACAGTTGCGCTCTCAGGATATGGTTTTGCCGGATTGGGTAAACATGCCAACCCGGTCAACGGAAAAGATCATGTAAAAGGTTTTGTGGGAGTTCTTTCTGTAAACGTTCCTATCTACGACTGGGGAGCCAGAAAACAGAAAGTAAAAGAACAATATTATAAAACCCAGGCGCAGAAAAACGAATTGGAAGAAACCAAAGAAATGCTTGAACTGGAGGCACAAAGCGCATGGTTGTCCCTCAATCAATCTGTGAAAAAAATTGAATTGGCAGAAAAATCAAAAAAACAGGCAGAAGAAAACCTAAGGCTGAATCAGGATCGTTTTGATGCAGGTACGGTTATCGGAGAAGAAGTTTTAAAAGCTCAGGTTCTCTGGCAGCAGGCGAATACTGATATTATTGATGCACAGACAGAATACAGGATCAATGAAGCCGCTTATAAAAAAGCAATAGGAGAGTATTAA